The Chroicocephalus ridibundus chromosome 4, bChrRid1.1, whole genome shotgun sequence genome contains the following window.
TCCTAATCTGCAGATTTCCTATCCATCATTGATTACTTCTGTACTTGTAGGCTAGGTTTGATTGAATAAAAGTCTATTTAAAAACAAGCCCCAAAAAGACACCACCCCCCTACCCACAAGCAATAGAACACCAAAACCCAAGATATGTTTGTTTCATTGGCCAAACTTCTAATTACCAAGTTTGGGATTAAACCTATGTTAAAATATGTTCATATGTTAAATGCTTATGAAATATGACCTGTAATGTCATAGCTCTCTTTTAATCTAACAGAGACCTGACGCTGACGAGAAAACTGTGAGTGGAGAGCTGCGAACCAGTCCTCTACGAGCCTCTACAAAGAAACAGTTGCCTTCTATTCCAAAGAATGCTGTGCCAATAACAAAACCTGCTTCCCCTGCCACGTCGTCCCAGTCGACAAATGGAACACATGCTTCTTATGGGCCTTTTTATCTGGAGTATTCCCTCCTTGCAGAATTGtaggttttcactttttttttcttttttaggtgaCTGGGCTTATGCTTCAATGGGAAGAAAAAATGCACAGAGATCTAATTCTTGCATGGTGCCTTTGCCTTAGTCCTTGAAGAAGGCAGTCAAACTTAAGTCTCACAAAATTCTTTTTCTAGAGCAGCAGTCTTTATCTCTTGAGGtagcagggaagaggagaatgaGATGAGGGTGTGTTTAGGTGTGGTTCTCTGaattcatgtatttttcagtcttcaagTAAACACATTTTGGGTTTAGGCATCCTGACCAGTGGCCCTAATAGCTTTTTCATCAGAAATACCAAATTTTTGAACCAAATATTAAAATAGAAGGAAGTAAATGTCTAGTGGGAATATGGTTGTGAATGTATGGGACTGTCTAATGGAGTTTAGGATGTGGGAGCTTCCTTCGGTTGTTACATGGAACGCTTGAACACCACCTGATATGGCTTATTAAATGGATATTAGGAAGACTAtattctttcctgtcttttagtGATATTTAACATGAAATTTATGAGGGAGGAGTTAGTGTGATTTAAATAGGTTTCCTTGGATCAGTTGCGTTTGATCCAATCTAGTGATTTGTAGGGTACTGTGGGAGCATACAAATCTCTTATTTGTCTGCAAAACTTACTCGTTATATAAAGTTACATAAACTATTCTCTGCTACAAAGCTGAAGGGACTTCCTCTGTAATAGACGTACTGGATTCTCAAGTATGTAGAGCCCTTTGGAATGAAATCCCTGGAGTCCTTATGCAACACTGACTCTCAGTTCTTGCATTTAACCATTAAATTGAAAGTGAGACctctcaaaacttttttttttttttttttcagggaattgACCCTGACTTCTTAGTTcaggaaatttgtttttcttctgcaacatGCAAAAACATATTGGTATCATAATGTGAACTCCTCTTGCTTAACAAGTACATTATTAgggaaataataatgaaaattatgGAAATCATAAGCGGAGAACTATGttaatgttttgctttaatattaTTGTTTATTTGTGTACGCATGAGGAGTTCAGTTTACTGGGCCTATATGCCAAGTAACTGGAAAACCTATGAAGTGAATAATTCGGTTTATCATTTATAGTGTTCAGTAGAATCTGCATACTGTACAACTACAGCTGCTAGCAACTTCTTCTGtttgttgatttaaaaaacagtaaaaatagcacattttgcCCTGCTAGTACGGTTGATTATCAAATGGACTTTCCTAAAAGGCAAAGGGAGAGATAGAAACTCTTTTCATAATGCACTGATCATTGATGACTGAAGGTGATGGCTGGATTATCATCTCAAGAAGTGAGATAGCAAATAAGTGCAAGTTGGGAAAATGACTTGGTCCATCCTGTTAATGAGATGCCTCGAATCACTCGGTTCAGCTTTCTAAGATACCCTGCTTCTTGcctgtctttttttattctctgctacTTTGTTTTGTCAGTTGCCACTGTAATTTCAGTTTGATCTGCAGCATAGTTTTatctaaaactgaaaaactaCTTGTTTAAAATTGAAGTTAAAGCTTTGGTCACATTTCAGAATTAACCACAATTGACTGCAAGTCTGCATTCAGAATGActtaattgcatttcttttttttccttctttactttgaaACTGGGGATTTGGTAGAAAAGTGGAAATTTCAGTACTGACTTGCATTAAATGcattctgctttcctgtttaCAGTTTTATCTGGAGAAATAATGTTTCCCATTAGTAACTCTTTAAGTGGAGGGGTAGGAAGAGCAAGAGTGAAAGAATTTGGTTTCACTAGTTTTCTGCCGCCTCCTTCTGTGGGGAATCTGCCCTTGGGAACTGATTGTAAGTTTGCGAAGAAGTCCCTTGTTAAGCTATTGGCAATACATTTTGAGTTCATTGTTGTCAACTTGCTGTAGGTGTAGTGTGGTTGTGGAGCTGTTCTAAATACTGATTTTAATTGCAGTACCTTGGTTGTAAAGCAGAAATTGCCAGGTGTCTATGTGCAGCCGTCTTACCGATCAGCATTAAGTAAGTTTaaacttaacttttattttttcatatatatgttatttttttcttaaattctttcacTCAAGCAAACTTTCTCACTTGCAGTGTGGTTTGGTGTAATATTCATAAGACATGGGCTGTACCAGGACGGTGTGTTTAAATTTACTGTCTATATTCCTGATAATTACCCAGATGGAGACTGCCCGGTAAGTGGTTGTGTGTGTCttggatttttattgttttctggtgttttaaGTATGACTTTTTGTTAAAGCTAACGTAGCTTCTCGTTTCCTTAAACTAGTTTTGTTCAATTGGCTGGGCTCGTTTGCGATGTCTTGTACATATTTCCTAGCATCTGTGGAAGAATCACGTTACTCTGAATACTGAGGCTGGTGTAGAGTGAATTTCATGAGGTTAAACGCATTAGAGTATTAAGTAATCAGACAGTTTTTTACCTCAGCTCTTGATCTGCTACTTCCTTGGCAAGGAAGTTAACATTCAAACACTTATAAAGAAGTATCCAAATTCTGAGTAGCAATATAGTGGAACATAAAATCCAGGCACCTGTGCTGGGCTTGCTGTAGTACTGCAGGATTTCTTGCACGTCTCTCTTCTGAATTACGTAGAAATACTAAAAGAAATACTCTTTTAGAAATAACTAAAAGAGTTTGAGGAGAAAGTTGGTGaaacagagggagagggagataGATAGTATGGTGTTACCTTCcatctctgctttttgtttttctctttagggAAAAGTATCCAAATTAttacatcaattaaaaaataaaaataataagaaaataatcttgTGGCAGTCTGACTCTCAGGGCAGAGCAGCCAGTCCACTTGGCCAAATGTCTTTAAGAGGAAGATTGGGGGATGGGTCTATGTAACTGCTGTAGCTGAGGACAAGTTGCTGTGTCAGGAAGCTGTCTGCTTGGTGTCAAGTTTTGTGTAAAGCTATCGTCTTTAGAAGGACAGATATAGTAGGAAACAGTTTCTTACAAAGGTTAGGCTTCGGTATCTCTCGTACAGCCGTCATTCTTTTGCGAGCGTAGGGCTTCTGATTGAAACCAAGTTTTCTTTTGGAAGAATGCATAAACACCAGAGGAAATTAGCTATACAGAACTGAAGACAGTATGGTGTCACTGCACAGTTCACTTAAAAATGAGTAGGATAAAAAAAGTATTGATTGTAGCTCAAGTATGTAAAAAGCTTTCAGTCGCAAATAGCTAAACCAGAAAAACTCCTTTAATCTGATCTTATCTGATATTCTTACCTGTGTTGGCACTAGTGCTTGTGCAGTTAGCTGGATTAGTTTCCTGATTTGGTGATAAGCACGTGAGAGAGGACAAGACCCTGCATGTAATGTGGGTGTGTTGGGTTACAGTTTCACAGCTGGCATAAATCATTTCAGATTGCTTTCTTTTAGTACAGTAACAATTAATTAGTATTTGTAAGCAACATCTGACTGACCTTCACTCAGTGGTTTTAACACCAGGATTGAAGTTGTCataatgaatttcttttttctaatgcAGCGCTTGGTTTTTGATCTGCCTGTCTTCCATCCACTAGTGGATCCTTTATCTGGTGAACTGGATGTGAAAAGAGCATTTGCAAAATGGAGGTTAGTGGTAACATATTGATGTATAATTTGAAAGAAGTTTGTTCCTTTCTTCATTGTGCTTTATTCTTTTTAGGCGAAATCATAATCACATATGGCAAGTATTAATGTATGCTCGCAGAGTCTTCTACAAGATTGATACAACTAGTCCTCTGAACCCTGAGGCTGCAGTGCTGTAAGTATCTTCCATGCGTATAGACATGGTCTCGTAACAGATTTTTGCATAGACTTGCAGAAACAAGAGATTTGTAAAGTTGTTTATCAGTTCATGGTCTCTGCCTCCAGAGCTGGTTGCACTAGGAACTAAACTTGAGGCTTTGCCAAGTCTGTCTGTGCTTCTAGAGCAAACCTGTGCCTCCTTACAATTACTTAACATTACTTATTTCTCTCTTGCAGGTATGAAAAAGATATTCAGCTGTTCAAAAGTAAAGTGGTGGACAGTGTCAAACTATGCAGCAGTCATTTATTTGATCAGCCCAAAATAGAGGATCCCTATGCAATCATGTAAGTACCATGAGCAAATTTATCATGTCCTAATGTTTTGAGAAACAGTTTTGGTATAGTTGTTGATTTGAAGCCTTTTTCTGCCAAGTTGACTGACctgctttttcttacatttatagCAATACTTTGAATATTCCTACCCTCATTTCCTTTCGTTTTAATGTTGAGAGAATCTTAAATATAATCACACTTGTGTTTACTGTTTTTCACTAAGCaaccaagatttaaaaaaaaaatatcaaaaaagccccaaaacaaacaaaaaagtgccCCAAACACCCCACCTGCCTCAAGTAGTGATACTCGTGGAGTAAATATTGCATTCGGGCTTTCCTGAACTCAATTTTCATGACTGTAGCTTCAGTTgtacattttaaatgcttttaagcTTCATTGCCTGGGGGATGGCACAGTCAGCTCCGTAGTGAATGTGAGTTGCATTTCATGTAGCACCTGCTGAATTGCCAGCTCTCattgcaaacaaaaatgaaaacctaaATGTTTCTTGTTGAAAAGATCCATGACGATTTGAATTTAGTTCTTATCTCTATGTTTTAACTCTGAAAACTCAGACTTGTAGTTTACTTGAAATTCAACAAACTAAACCAAGGAaaattgctgctttctgctctgtctATGCTGCCGTTTGCAAAAATGCAAAGTTAAGGGATAACTACACTTTCTCCATAGTTTTTCTCCATGGAATCCAGCTATACATGATGAAGCTAGAGAGAAGATGTTGACTCAGAAGGTATGGGCAAAGTCCAGATCCTCACTACAGTAAGGGTTTGTTGCCTGATAAGGAAAGAAAGGTTCTCTGTCTCTTTGTGATTAATATGTACTAGACAGACCTTATTCTACTCCCCTTCTGGATCAGCAGGCATGCTGAAACTGTTTTGGTCTCCTAATTAAGCAGTTATGTCACTGCTCTAACTTCAGTGTGTTAAGCAATTAATCATTTAGCCAGCTAGACAGCTTTGTTAGAACAGTTGTTGGCACActtggcagactttttttttttttaagggagggaaggagggaaaagaagagatcTGCTGACTGCCTATTAGCTTGTCCTGCACTTGTCATGGTAGTTACCACTTCTGCATAACCTCACAGTCCCCAACTTTTGTTCTCTTCTATTGAGAGATCTTTCATTACTGAACAAAGCTTTGGGGTGTTCTTCTCATTCCAAACCTTTTGAAGCAGCACAAGCAGAGTACGTTGCTCACGTTGCTAATGCTGCTGATTTCTAATAAGACAACATCAGCTAATCAAACGGTGCTTAGAGTTACTTCTGTCACAAAGCACTCCTACTGATATAGCAAGAATGTGTTGGTTCATATAACTTTCACATGAGTAACACCTTTGGGTTTGGGGTAGGgggtgcttgggttttttggtttttttgactaTTTCCTTGCACTTGACCAGAGCTGGCACACAGGAATTCTGGGTCTGCGCTGAGTGGCGTGACAAGTCAATCCACTTGCAGTGCCCAGGAATTCTGAAATGGTGGCTGGTATCTTTGCTGATCTGGCAAGGCACTCTGAGTGTATTAGGTAATGACTGGGGCTCCTTGCACTATCAGTGTGCTGTGACTTGCTGctttttatgtaattaaaaaaaaaaaaggaatttttttttgtcagtccaAACTTCAGTCTTCCTCACTGCAAGCTTTAACTCATGTTCTTGCATGTCTTTTGGCAGGAATGAGATTTTTAGATTGGTCTTAATACAATATGCTGCCTGTAAGCTCAGTGTAGCAATGTTCCCAACTGCCAGAGTCACAGCCGGGCTTGAGGTGAGGTGGCCTTTCTCCAGCCTTAGAACACACAGGGAGACATTTTGATTAGATTATAACTTCTTGATGTTcttatgaaaacttaaaaaatacttttgactCTTTCTTCCCACCCCCACTTCTCCTTCATTCTCCACCTCCTTCTTTCTTATCCTTTAAATCAAAGACCAGATGAGAAAGAACAGGTTGAGGTGCTTGAAATGGAAGCGATATGGTGTTGTCTGAGAGACTGATAGCAAACGTAATGCCAGTGAtgacttttctttcatcttttttctttggagatgtctgttaatttctttttaagtgaaaactaACATCTTCAGTAACTATTGCATGTATGGTACTTCAGTCGCTCAAGTATTCTGTTGGTACCAGGAATGGCCAAACTTCTGTGCCTTAGGAGATTTGTTTCAAAATGTCAGTGTAGCTGAGaacattcttttccttccctgtaaaAGGAAGTTCCCTAATCACGTatcttgtctttcctttcttctgcagtcCCGGGTCCTTGTTCATTACCCGTGTAATTCCTAGGCCTTGGGAAACAACTAGCCCATTCTGGAACTGTAGCCCAGGAAAGGCTGTGATGTCCCAGTTCCCTGCTGAGACTGTCTCAGTTCCCTGCTGAGCACATGGCGTTTGCTAGATAATGTCCTGTGCTCAGCACGTGATAGGCAGGCGCCACTCTGCCAGGCTCAAGCCCAACCGATCCCTGTTGTCTGATGTGTTGTGGCAATTCTGTCACGCAGTGCTAACTTCTACACAAAACATGGGGAGGGACAGAAGCGCAGGTTCAGTTTTCTTGCTGACTTAATTTACTTTGTCAGTGGCTTCCCATCATATGACAAAGTCTACTCACATAATTATCCCTTTCTAGAACTTCATGTGTCATTCCAGGTTTGAAGTAGTTGGCATACAGGTGATCTGCTGAGCC
Protein-coding sequences here:
- the AKTIP gene encoding AKT-interacting protein isoform X2 codes for the protein MNPFWSMSTSSVRKRPDADEKTVSGELRTSPLRASTKKQLPSIPKNAVPITKPASPATSSQSTNGTHASYGPFYLEYSLLAEFTLVVKQKLPGVYVQPSYRSALMWFGVIFIRHGLYQDGVFKFTVYIPDNYPDGDCPRLVFDLPVFHPLVDPLSGELDVKRAFAKWRRNHNHIWQVLMYARRVFYKIDTTSPLNPEAAVLYEKDIQLFKSKVVDSVKLCSSHLFDQPKIEDPYAIIFSPWNPAIHDEAREKMLTQKKPEEQHCKSMHVSGLSWVKPGSVQPFSKEEKTMPT
- the AKTIP gene encoding AKT-interacting protein isoform X3, whose amino-acid sequence is MNPFWSMSTSSVRKRPDADEKTVSGELRTSPLRASTKKQLPSIPKNAVPITKPASPATSSQSTNGTHASYGPFYLEYSLLAEFTLVVKQKLPGVYVQPSYRSALMWFGVIFIRHGLYQDGVFKFTVYIPDNYPDGDCPRLVFDLPVFHPLVDPLSGELDVKRAFAKWRRNHNHIWQVLMYARRVFYKIDTTSPLNPEAAVLYEKDIQLFKSKVVDSVKLCSSHLFDQPKIEDPYAIISQKSSTAKACMFLACHG
- the AKTIP gene encoding AKT-interacting protein isoform X1, producing the protein MNPFWSMSTSSVRKRPDADEKTVSGELRTSPLRASTKKQLPSIPKNAVPITKPASPATSSQSTNGTHASYGPFYLEYSLLAEFTLVVKQKLPGVYVQPSYRSALMWFGVIFIRHGLYQDGVFKFTVYIPDNYPDGDCPRLVFDLPVFHPLVDPLSGELDVKRAFAKWRRNHNHIWQVLMYARRVFYKIDTTSPLNPEAAVLYEKDIQLFKSKVVDSVKLCSSHLFDQPKIEDPYAIIFSPWNPAIHDEAREKMLTQKKKPEEQHCKSMHVSGLSWVKPGSVQPFSKEEKTMPT